From Vigna unguiculata cultivar IT97K-499-35 chromosome 5, ASM411807v1, whole genome shotgun sequence, the proteins below share one genomic window:
- the LOC114184635 gene encoding probable serine/threonine-protein kinase PBL26 produces MSCFSCFSSSKAAKHSNNGKKVHQPASHSPKESAHSQKENHNSKAKTNHQTEPKINKEVNKDNGNHNIAAQTFTFRELANITKNFRQECLIGEGGFGRVYKGKLEKTNQEVAVKQLDRNGLQGNREFLVEVLMLSLLHHKNLVNLIGYCADGDQRLLVYEYMPLGSLEDHLLDLDPRQKPLEWFHRMKIALDAAKGLEYLHDKANPPVIYRDLKSSNILLDREFNAKLSDFGLAKLGPTGDKSHVSSRVMGTYGYCAPEYQRTGQLTVKSDVYSFGVVLLELITGRRAIDNTRKAQEQNLVNWAHPIFKEANRYSELADPVLEGKVPVRSLNQAVAVAAMCLNEEPSVRPLISDVVTALSFLGTPPKGEEVPGASPVPMPSPSHDQQQQPTNASSNLLDQDIAAIERQRAVAEAIEWGNNSRNKAPHRQTPPSL; encoded by the exons ATGAGTTGCTTTTCATGTTTTTCATCAAGTAAAGCAGCCAAACATTCTAACAATGGAAAGAAGGTACATCAGCCTGCTTCTCATTCTCCTAAAGAATCAGCTCACTCCCAAAAAG AGAATCACAATAGCAAGGCAAAGACAAACCATCAAACAGAACCTAAAATAAACAAGGAGGTCAATAAAGATAACGGGAACCACAATATTGCTGCTCAAACCTTCACCTTCAGGGAATTGGCTAATATCACAAAGAATTTCAGGCAAGAATGCCTAATAGGAGAAGGTGGTTTTGGGAGGGTTTACAAAGGAAAACTTGAAAAAACCAACCAG GAAGTAGCTGTGAAGCAACTTGACAGGAATGGATTACAAGGAAACAGAGAATTTCTTGTTGAAGTTCTAATGTTGAGTCTTTTGCACCATAAAAATCTGGTGAATCTAATTGGATATTGTGCTGATGGAGATCAAAGATTATTGGTCTATGAGTACATGCCATTGGGATCCCTTGAGGACCATCTTCTTG ATCTTGATCCACGACAAAAGCCTCTAGAATGGTTCCACAGAATGAAAATAGCTTTGGATGCTGCAAAAGGTCTAGAATATTTGCACGACAAAGCCAATCCTCCAGTGATCTACCGTGACTTGAAATCATCAAACATCTTATTGGACAGAGAATTCAATGCAAAACTCTCCGATTTTGGACTTGCAAAGTTGGGTCCTACAGGAGACAAATCTCATGTATCTTCAAGAGTAATGGGTACTTACGGATACTGTGCTCCGGAATATCAAAGAACTGGTCAGCTAACTGTAAAATCAGACGTATACAGCTTTGGAGTAGTTTTGCTTGAATTGATCACCGGAAGGAGAGCCATTGACAACACAAGAAAAGCGCAAGAGCAAAATCTCGTTAATTGG GCACATCCAATATTCAAGGAGGCAAACAGATACTCAGAATTAGCAGACCCAGTTCTTGAAGGAAAGGTTCCAGTGAGATCCTTGAACCAAGCAGTGGCAGTAGCAGCCATGTGTTTGAACGAGGAGCCATCAGTGAGACCTTTGATCAGTGATGTTGTGACTGCCCTTAGTTTTCTTGGGACACCCCCAAAGGGTGAAGAGGTCCCAGGAGCATCTCCTGTTCCCATGCCCTCCCCATCACAcgatcaacaacaacaacccaCCAATGCCTCTTCCAATCTTCTTGATCAAGACATCGCTGCCATCGAACGCCAAAGAGCAGTTGCTGAAGCCATCGAATGGGGCAACAATTCTAGGAACAAAGCACCGCACCGTCAAACTCCTCCATCTTTGTAA